A part of Paenibacillus sp. 481 genomic DNA contains:
- a CDS encoding APC family permease, producing MNSSNGELKRTLNFFSVFILGLGLLVPTSAFFVFGIASQITNGHVPAVYVFATVAILFTVLSYAKMSKVYPKAGSAYTYVQQTFHPNIGFLVGWGALMDYLFLPLTYVLSVTIYLAPLFPSVPLWIWVVTIMTIITLSNLFNVKIAVSFTTLLIIIQLITIVLFVILLIHYQSVQGQEQLISLHSFYSSSLNAPMLLSGAVIVAYTFIGFDAVSTLAEETHNPTKTIPKVMLSLALFIGITYVILTYFMQTAFPDVTIFSNPDGVAFEIAQTIGGMLFSSFFLGVVIASCLVGGVSAQMGISRLLFAMGRDRVLPNKVFGYLHPKTGIPVFNIVLTGVFGGLLSLYLTLDQVASIISFGAYIAFTFVNLCVIRHYYFKQRNHSVKGVLQYVLLPLLGIIFIALMWYNISHIALVLGAVWNSLGFVILLFLTKGFRKPAPSLAMNDTDNSGKVIVPLPLEERIGRNF from the coding sequence ATGAATTCCAGCAATGGGGAATTAAAACGAACATTGAATTTCTTTAGTGTATTTATACTAGGACTCGGATTACTGGTACCTACTTCCGCTTTTTTTGTTTTTGGAATAGCTTCCCAAATTACCAATGGCCATGTTCCGGCGGTATATGTATTTGCTACAGTAGCCATTTTATTCACGGTGCTAAGCTATGCCAAGATGAGCAAAGTGTATCCTAAGGCAGGTTCAGCCTACACCTATGTTCAGCAAACGTTCCATCCGAATATAGGATTTTTGGTCGGATGGGGCGCCTTAATGGATTATTTATTTCTTCCCCTTACATACGTACTGTCCGTCACCATTTATTTAGCGCCTTTATTTCCTTCTGTACCGTTATGGATATGGGTTGTTACCATTATGACGATCATAACCCTCTCGAATTTATTTAATGTGAAAATTGCCGTTTCTTTTACGACTCTGCTGATCATCATTCAGCTCATCACAATAGTGCTGTTCGTTATACTATTGATTCATTATCAGAGCGTTCAAGGACAGGAGCAGCTAATTTCCTTGCATTCTTTTTACTCCTCATCGCTCAATGCCCCAATGCTACTGTCCGGAGCTGTCATTGTGGCTTACACCTTCATCGGTTTTGATGCCGTAAGCACACTTGCTGAGGAGACGCATAACCCGACGAAAACCATTCCAAAAGTCATGCTGTCCTTGGCGCTTTTTATCGGAATTACGTACGTGATACTCACTTACTTTATGCAAACGGCATTTCCTGACGTCACCATATTCTCCAATCCTGACGGAGTAGCCTTCGAGATTGCCCAAACGATTGGCGGAATGTTGTTCTCTTCGTTCTTTCTTGGCGTCGTCATTGCCAGCTGTTTAGTCGGCGGTGTCTCCGCCCAAATGGGCATTTCACGCTTGCTATTTGCGATGGGGAGAGACCGGGTGCTACCGAACAAGGTTTTCGGTTATCTGCATCCGAAAACGGGTATCCCTGTCTTCAATATTGTGCTTACCGGAGTGTTCGGGGGTCTACTCTCACTGTACTTGACACTGGATCAAGTGGCCTCGATCATCAGTTTCGGAGCATACATTGCATTTACATTTGTAAATTTATGTGTAATAAGACATTACTATTTCAAACAAAGGAACCATTCCGTTAAAGGAGTCCTTCAATATGTCCTTCTGCCGTTGCTCGGTATTATCTTCATTGCGCTTATGTGGTACAACATCAGTCATATCGCTTTAGTTCTGGGAGCCGTATGGAACAGTCTCGGCTTTGTCATACTGCTGTTTTTGACCAAAGGTTTTCGTAAGCCTGCGCCTTCTCTTGCAATGAATGATACCGATAACTCGGGCAAGGTCATTGTTCCGCTTCCGCTCGAAGAAAGGATAGGACGCAACTTCTAG
- a CDS encoding ABC transporter permease, with amino-acid sequence MNILFEMFYAVKRMIMNPKEILINLLTYAIIIFILGSVFGSTYDIQKSLGKVTIAYANLDSGRYGAIFDAALHSNDVTQLAELKPVTSLDDGKALINKDEADAFIYIPDNFSDDRVLPHVVNVYLSTDYGVPTLVVKNIVSSLTNLMNTSSVIYNITGQTEVDAMSSEPQKNNEENVKEQSLASSSLQATTAMGYYSIAMILMLLLYGQEYGIFMASQDYLGTLGKRMRLSAVKPYEQYIGKVLGLSLVTFFQGVILFLFTKYVYGVDWGNHIIVVLLTLFIFSILVTLLGLMLVIITRDIQKAQSISSFITLGGTFIVGGFVIVDFGSVAYLSPSYYAKTALFNIIYGNQVEQALIHIGLMILICVGLVFVSLAASRRTVE; translated from the coding sequence ATGAATATTTTGTTCGAGATGTTCTATGCGGTTAAACGGATGATCATGAATCCAAAAGAAATTTTAATTAATTTGCTTACTTATGCTATCATCATTTTCATTTTGGGTTCGGTATTCGGTAGTACATATGATATACAAAAGTCTTTGGGAAAGGTCACAATAGCTTATGCAAACCTTGATTCAGGCAGGTATGGCGCTATTTTTGATGCTGCTTTACATTCAAATGATGTTACTCAGCTTGCGGAACTAAAGCCGGTTACGTCATTAGATGATGGCAAAGCTCTTATTAATAAGGATGAAGCAGATGCCTTTATTTATATTCCTGATAATTTCTCTGACGATAGAGTTCTCCCCCATGTCGTCAATGTCTACTTATCAACAGATTACGGTGTTCCTACGCTGGTTGTTAAGAACATTGTAAGTAGTCTAACCAATTTGATGAATACGTCTAGCGTTATCTACAACATAACAGGACAAACGGAAGTCGATGCGATGAGTTCCGAGCCGCAGAAGAATAATGAAGAGAATGTCAAAGAACAATCCTTAGCAAGTTCAAGTTTGCAAGCGACGACTGCGATGGGGTATTACAGCATAGCGATGATACTGATGCTATTATTATACGGGCAAGAATACGGTATTTTTATGGCGTCTCAAGACTATTTGGGCACTTTAGGTAAGCGAATGCGCTTGTCTGCTGTGAAACCGTACGAACAGTATATTGGCAAAGTACTTGGTTTATCATTGGTGACCTTTTTCCAAGGGGTCATCTTATTCTTGTTTACAAAGTACGTATATGGTGTGGATTGGGGAAACCATATTATAGTTGTACTTCTTACTCTGTTTATATTTTCCATACTCGTTACACTACTTGGGTTGATGCTGGTTATTATTACACGTGACATTCAAAAGGCACAATCAATATCCAGTTTTATAACGCTGGGGGGGACTTTCATTGTTGGCGGCTTTGTAATCGTGGACTTTGGATCAGTTGCCTATCTATCACCAAGCTATTACGCTAAGACTGCTCTTTTCAATATCATATATGGGAATCAAGTGGAACAGGCACTTATTCATATTGGATTAATGATATTAATTTGTGTCGGACTTGTGTTTGTAAGCCTGGCTGCTTCGAGGAGGACGGTAGAATGA
- a CDS encoding ACP S-malonyltransferase, with protein MHNIAILLPGIGSQYLKMGKSMYDNYASAKRVYDMADECLGYQLRERMMYGDIKEFNDQTFVPAAILTTSIAFFTVFQDVFNMKPAYYAGRDIGELSALVCSGAIDFSDALHFIVEHSQITLSQNDASNKEEISFRLQELIAKLPLKKHVKNVVTAVDGKIYTGSEDVVKVMLQPYTQTRWKDTIRYMMDQGIYRYIEIGPSNMLRSQVLDVEPAARVFTMDYEGDPYYSTELFKKRKLFNKTYLLSRMLGVAVSVPNHNFDDTDYVQNVVTPYNQLKDIYDKYSSSNEQPSDSHMADASRYFMQIMHGKKTDANEINLRLSDLQEETLVEDVDMFIELNKAALLTKGTSFSDMS; from the coding sequence ATGCACAACATAGCGATCTTACTGCCAGGTATAGGATCACAATATTTAAAAATGGGAAAATCCATGTATGATAACTATGCATCAGCAAAGAGGGTTTATGATATGGCTGACGAGTGTCTAGGTTATCAATTGCGGGAACGAATGATGTACGGTGATATTAAGGAATTCAATGATCAAACATTTGTGCCGGCAGCTATTTTGACAACGAGCATTGCGTTTTTTACTGTATTTCAAGACGTATTTAATATGAAGCCGGCTTATTATGCAGGTCGCGATATAGGAGAATTGTCGGCATTAGTTTGTTCAGGGGCAATCGATTTTTCAGATGCACTTCATTTTATTGTAGAGCATAGTCAAATTACTCTGTCCCAAAACGATGCATCAAATAAGGAAGAAATATCGTTTCGGTTACAGGAACTTATTGCAAAACTGCCCTTAAAAAAGCATGTTAAAAACGTTGTTACTGCTGTAGATGGAAAAATATATACAGGCAGTGAAGATGTTGTGAAGGTAATGTTACAACCTTATACCCAGACCCGATGGAAAGATACGATTCGATATATGATGGACCAAGGTATTTATCGCTACATTGAAATAGGTCCTTCCAACATGTTGCGTTCTCAGGTTTTAGATGTTGAGCCTGCAGCACGTGTTTTTACCATGGATTATGAAGGCGACCCTTATTATTCTACAGAACTGTTTAAGAAAAGAAAGTTATTTAATAAGACGTATTTGTTGTCAAGGATGTTAGGAGTTGCAGTCAGTGTACCAAACCATAATTTTGACGATACGGATTATGTTCAAAATGTCGTTACGCCATACAATCAGTTGAAAGACATCTATGATAAGTACTCGTCTTCCAATGAACAACCTTCCGACTCACATATGGCAGATGCAAGCCGCTATTTTATGCAAATTATGCATGGAAAAAAGACTGATGCAAATGAGATAAACCTAAGACTATCGGATCTTCAGGAAGAAACTCTCGTTGAAGATGTTGATATGTTCATTGAATTGAATAAGGCCGCGTTACTAACAAAAGGCACATCGTTTAGTGATATGTCTTAA
- the fabD gene encoding ACP S-malonyltransferase, with translation MMRKAFYFPGQGSQYVGMGKALCENSKIASDVFAEASDALSLDLKKLCFEGDQANLTLTHNAQPAILTTSVAMFRVLMDRHMIKPDLMAGHSLGEITALTCAGAIDFADAVKIVRKRGELMQEAIAPEAGCMVSVLMRDVEKLEHICRSVTQLNEVVSISNYNSRTQTVISGHRKSVEQVVNVLNEEGIKSVYLNVSAPFHCSIMQPVATLFEEELHKYQFNHFTIPVLSNVTAKPYLSSEDIIPNLTAQIYTPVRWVDCMLYAKKYMIKYGVEVGPGHVLKKLMNNIFGDTPIFAYDHIDDIEKLEKQIQDTAIPFLSRSLGIFAATRNHNWDSEQYQRGVIEPYNKLNALQSEIEKEGRAATEDEMQQAITMLLMMFETKQTSREEQIARLKELFRDSNTETMFEHFDYNAI, from the coding sequence ATGATGAGAAAAGCATTCTATTTTCCAGGGCAAGGTTCACAGTATGTTGGCATGGGAAAAGCACTGTGTGAAAATTCTAAAATCGCTTCAGATGTATTCGCTGAAGCAAGTGATGCGTTGTCACTTGATCTAAAGAAGTTGTGTTTTGAAGGTGACCAAGCGAATTTAACATTAACACATAATGCCCAGCCTGCGATTCTAACTACAAGTGTAGCCATGTTTCGTGTATTGATGGATAGGCATATGATTAAACCCGACTTAATGGCTGGACATAGTTTAGGTGAGATTACTGCACTCACTTGCGCAGGTGCCATTGATTTTGCCGATGCTGTTAAAATTGTGCGCAAACGGGGAGAGTTGATGCAAGAAGCGATTGCACCGGAAGCAGGTTGCATGGTGTCCGTCTTGATGCGTGATGTGGAGAAACTTGAGCATATTTGTCGTTCGGTTACTCAATTAAACGAAGTCGTAAGTATCTCAAATTATAATTCACGCACGCAAACCGTTATTTCTGGACATCGTAAATCTGTTGAGCAAGTTGTAAATGTACTGAATGAAGAGGGGATAAAATCGGTTTATCTCAATGTAAGTGCTCCTTTTCATTGTAGCATTATGCAACCGGTCGCAACGCTCTTTGAAGAAGAACTTCATAAATACCAATTTAATCATTTTACAATACCTGTACTTTCTAACGTAACAGCTAAGCCTTACCTTAGCAGTGAGGATATCATCCCTAATCTTACAGCGCAAATTTACACACCTGTTCGCTGGGTAGACTGCATGCTCTATGCTAAAAAATATATGATCAAGTACGGTGTGGAAGTAGGTCCGGGACACGTACTTAAAAAATTGATGAATAACATTTTCGGTGACACGCCTATATTTGCGTATGACCATATTGATGATATCGAAAAACTTGAAAAACAGATTCAGGATACGGCTATTCCGTTTTTGTCCAGAAGTTTAGGTATTTTTGCGGCTACCCGTAATCATAATTGGGATAGTGAACAATATCAACGAGGGGTTATTGAACCTTATAACAAGTTAAATGCACTTCAGAGCGAGATTGAGAAGGAAGGAAGAGCTGCTACTGAAGATGAGATGCAACAGGCTATTACGATGCTACTAATGATGTTCGAAACGAAGCAAACAAGCCGGGAAGAACAGATCGCAAGATTAAAAGAGTTATTCAGAGATTCCAATACAGAAACCATGTTCGAGCATTTTGATTACAATGCAATTTAA
- a CDS encoding polyketide synthase gives MITTKKTKAMDLVISMFKEGRIDKAEASQLLKGLNSQKTPVAIVGMGWKSPLSDNYNDIWDVISNKRTLIQACPKDRITRAAQLLGGLDTDERNYHYGAILSDIDRFDYELFGIPHKDASLMEPSHKIMLQAAYRALEDAGYLNTDRKNEITGVYIAANFTANQLVNYLKHIGDINMNSYMLNWTSFLATRLSHQFDLRGPSTVIENSCVTAALALYEACNLLETGKITSALVGGMNISHLLDNRIALNEVFHHAPDIASKGYDDDPGGNYLGEGSIALFLKPLDKAVADQDRIHGIIRGIHTNNSGAAISFLNTSSEMISQVVQGALNDANVRAEDITYVDGEGYCESIEQALEVKGLISGFQASTQKKQYCALGISSANLGYSEAMLGLSNAVCCALALKHKQIPPVYKFDTPSSYLDFINSPFYVNDKLKDWEVEEGKKRIAASFSYGYGGGNALTIYEEYIPEERNSQPWIKDSYLFCISGHTLVSLQQTISKFAEFVKQYKDTESANVLDFSYTVLARRQHYSPYRLAVVYRTFDDLYETLSQWIVDNRSSGDIYYDEKRRKSVAENRDVEQGMLSSFDRYDMREIAEYYVNGYTIDFNRLFHDEQSRLIDVPGYSFTQSKCWIGGGD, from the coding sequence ATGATAACAACTAAAAAGACGAAGGCAATGGACCTCGTTATCTCCATGTTCAAAGAAGGAAGAATAGATAAAGCAGAGGCGAGTCAATTATTAAAGGGACTGAATTCGCAAAAGACACCAGTTGCTATAGTTGGGATGGGTTGGAAATCTCCTTTGTCGGATAATTATAATGACATCTGGGATGTAATATCGAACAAGCGCACGTTAATACAGGCATGTCCAAAGGATAGAATAACACGTGCCGCGCAATTATTGGGTGGATTAGATACAGATGAGCGTAATTATCATTATGGTGCCATCTTATCAGATATCGATCGGTTTGATTACGAATTGTTTGGTATACCGCATAAAGATGCATCATTAATGGAACCTAGCCATAAAATCATGCTTCAAGCTGCTTACCGGGCACTTGAAGATGCAGGTTATCTTAACACAGACCGTAAAAATGAGATTACAGGTGTGTATATCGCCGCTAATTTTACTGCTAACCAATTAGTTAATTATCTGAAGCATATCGGTGATATCAACATGAATTCGTATATGTTGAATTGGACGAGCTTTCTTGCTACTCGCCTTTCACATCAATTTGATTTGCGAGGTCCTTCAACGGTGATTGAGAATAGCTGTGTTACTGCTGCATTAGCGCTTTATGAAGCTTGCAATTTGCTTGAAACGGGTAAAATTACGTCAGCACTTGTCGGGGGAATGAATATTTCCCATTTGCTTGATAACAGAATAGCATTGAATGAAGTTTTTCATCATGCGCCGGATATTGCGAGTAAAGGCTATGATGATGATCCTGGAGGTAACTATTTAGGAGAAGGATCAATCGCCTTGTTTTTAAAGCCGCTTGATAAGGCTGTGGCGGATCAAGACCGGATACATGGGATTATCCGGGGGATACATACAAATAACAGTGGGGCCGCCATTAGCTTTCTGAATACAAGTTCGGAAATGATTTCACAAGTCGTACAGGGAGCGCTTAACGATGCGAATGTACGAGCGGAAGATATTACGTATGTTGACGGTGAAGGGTATTGTGAAAGTATTGAACAAGCGTTAGAAGTTAAAGGATTGATTAGTGGCTTTCAAGCTTCTACACAGAAAAAACAATATTGTGCACTGGGCATATCGAGTGCGAATCTAGGTTATTCAGAAGCAATGCTAGGTTTGAGTAATGCGGTGTGTTGTGCGCTTGCCTTAAAGCATAAGCAGATACCGCCTGTCTATAAATTTGATACCCCTTCCTCCTATTTGGATTTTATAAATTCTCCATTTTATGTAAATGACAAATTGAAGGACTGGGAAGTTGAAGAAGGGAAAAAACGTATCGCCGCATCGTTTTCTTACGGATATGGCGGAGGGAATGCACTTACCATTTATGAAGAGTATATCCCTGAAGAACGGAACTCCCAGCCATGGATTAAAGATTCTTATTTATTTTGTATTTCGGGGCACACGCTTGTTTCCTTGCAACAGACAATCAGCAAATTTGCGGAATTTGTAAAGCAATATAAGGATACGGAGTCGGCTAACGTGCTTGATTTTTCCTATACGGTTCTAGCGCGTCGCCAGCATTATAGTCCGTATCGCCTAGCGGTTGTATACCGTACATTTGATGACCTCTATGAGACGTTAAGCCAATGGATCGTCGATAACAGATCCAGTGGTGATATTTATTATGATGAGAAAAGAAGAAAGAGCGTTGCGGAAAATCGTGATGTCGAGCAAGGCATGCTATCTTCTTTTGACAGGTATGATATGCGTGAAATAGCGGAGTACTATGTGAACGGTTATACCATTGATTTTAATAGGTTGTTTCATGACGAACAATCTAGATTGATTGATGTTCCAGGTTACAGTTTTACACAATCGAAATGTTGGATAGGGGGGGGAGATTAG
- a CDS encoding ABC transporter ATP-binding protein → MTTCIMEDVRTIIEVSDVVKKYNDFDALKGVNLSIREGEIFGLLGPNGAGKSTLMNTILGLLRLNSGSVKILGKDFSTHATEIKRNIGYVPQEIALFETLNAIDNVTYWGRLYGLRGNELGQMVKQALEFTGLWDRRKSIVNTFSGGMKRRLNIACAIVHKPRVLFMDEPTVGVDPQSRNHILESIREMNKEGTTVIYTTHYMEEIEAICDRVAIMDFGQLIALGTIDELIADHIHEQCLRLEFTANAAEAVKVIESFDGVLSFSVNEEILEIKLDKDDRCIPLILEQLIKQHFNMKYMEVYKPNLETVFLQLTGKKLRD, encoded by the coding sequence ATGACGACCTGTATTATGGAGGATGTGCGTACGATAATCGAAGTTTCAGACGTGGTCAAAAAATACAACGATTTTGATGCGTTGAAAGGGGTTAATCTGAGCATACGTGAAGGTGAGATATTTGGGTTACTAGGCCCTAATGGGGCTGGGAAGTCTACGTTGATGAATACGATATTAGGACTTTTACGTTTAAACAGTGGCTCAGTGAAGATACTCGGCAAAGACTTTTCAACACATGCAACAGAAATTAAACGTAACATTGGTTACGTTCCTCAGGAAATTGCTCTATTTGAAACGTTAAATGCGATAGATAATGTCACTTATTGGGGCAGATTGTATGGTCTGCGAGGAAATGAGTTAGGACAGATGGTTAAGCAGGCATTGGAGTTTACGGGACTGTGGGACAGAAGGAAATCGATAGTAAACACCTTTTCAGGCGGCATGAAGCGAAGGCTCAATATTGCTTGTGCGATTGTGCATAAACCACGTGTTCTATTTATGGACGAACCAACGGTTGGGGTTGATCCGCAATCACGCAATCATATCTTGGAATCTATCCGTGAAATGAATAAAGAAGGCACGACAGTCATTTACACGACTCACTATATGGAAGAGATTGAAGCAATCTGTGACCGCGTCGCTATCATGGATTTTGGCCAGTTAATTGCACTTGGGACAATTGACGAATTAATCGCAGACCATATCCACGAACAGTGCCTAAGATTGGAATTCACTGCTAATGCAGCGGAAGCTGTCAAAGTAATCGAGTCCTTTGATGGAGTGTTGTCCTTTAGTGTTAACGAAGAGATATTAGAAATTAAACTAGACAAAGATGACAGATGTATTCCTCTTATATTAGAACAATTAATCAAGCAACACTTTAATATGAAATATATGGAAGTATACAAACCGAATTTGGAAACTGTTTTCCTCCAATTAACAGGTAAAAAGTTGCGTGATTAA
- a CDS encoding ABC transporter permease, translating into MTIFFNCIRRVFQKGWSLLFIFVIPILLTVFLIVATSQEVQYKIGIIDEDKTMFTQDFIEQLKGQYKVINLTSNDDVKSMVINSKLDGGFLFQQGFTESLLKGEDVSVLIYDLAGTDIFGPVKMYVSSYVSSAKQIARASGGDEKIFYQGIDAYKNSAFNVTYESALKYAGSERDVSNAVKSLGFIASGMIFLMTFSSSLILQDKLSGVYDRIAVTPVSRLSYLIQNMLACFVIAAVQSVLLLNVISSIVDFQFWQTTEQKHEVLLVCLVFSLVCVALGVAISRFSNTRLMAGSLSTLIYFPMLMLGGCFWPREIMPKFAQQIGDFFPTTWFLQAGRDVIAGKGIAASSQQMIYMLSFAALLIFVSFIVRDEKVRT; encoded by the coding sequence ATGACAATATTTTTTAATTGTATTAGACGTGTTTTCCAGAAGGGTTGGAGTTTGTTGTTTATTTTTGTGATACCGATTTTATTGACTGTTTTTTTGATTGTAGCAACATCTCAGGAAGTTCAATATAAAATTGGGATCATAGATGAAGACAAGACCATGTTCACTCAAGATTTTATAGAACAGTTGAAGGGGCAGTACAAGGTTATTAATTTGACGAGCAATGATGATGTCAAAAGCATGGTTATTAATTCAAAATTAGATGGTGGGTTTCTTTTTCAGCAGGGCTTCACCGAAAGCTTGTTGAAAGGTGAGGACGTCTCTGTATTAATCTATGATTTGGCAGGTACTGACATCTTTGGTCCTGTAAAAATGTATGTGTCAAGCTATGTATCTTCTGCAAAACAAATTGCAAGAGCGTCTGGAGGTGATGAGAAGATTTTTTACCAAGGCATAGACGCCTACAAGAACAGCGCGTTTAACGTTACATATGAAAGTGCGCTTAAGTATGCAGGTTCAGAACGAGACGTCAGCAATGCGGTAAAATCATTAGGATTCATTGCTTCTGGTATGATATTTCTCATGACATTCTCCAGCAGCTTAATCTTGCAAGATAAATTATCAGGTGTGTATGATCGTATTGCAGTTACGCCTGTATCAAGACTAAGTTATCTTATACAAAACATGCTGGCATGTTTTGTGATCGCTGCTGTTCAATCCGTATTGTTATTGAACGTTATATCTAGCATAGTAGATTTTCAATTTTGGCAGACCACTGAGCAGAAGCACGAAGTGTTGCTCGTGTGCTTGGTCTTCTCCCTTGTTTGTGTCGCTCTAGGTGTAGCAATCAGTAGATTCTCGAATACCCGCCTGATGGCTGGTTCGCTCTCGACTTTAATTTACTTTCCTATGCTAATGCTGGGGGGGTGTTTTTGGCCGCGGGAGATTATGCCTAAATTTGCGCAGCAGATCGGAGATTTTTTTCCGACGACATGGTTTTTGCAAGCAGGTAGAGATGTTATAGCCGGGAAAGGTATTGCTGCTTCTTCACAGCAAATGATATATATGCTTAGCTTTGCAGCTCTACTTATATTTGTTTCCTTTATCGTAAGGGACGAAAAGGTAAGGACGTGA